Part of the Leptodactylus fuscus isolate aLepFus1 chromosome 6, aLepFus1.hap2, whole genome shotgun sequence genome, gtatccctgtactgtgacatcactgtgtgtattatctctgtactgtgacatcactgtgtgtattatcctgtactgtgacatcactgtgtgtattatcctgtactgtgacatcactgtgtgtattatctctgtactgtgacatcactgtgtgtattatctctgtactgtgacatcactgtgtgtattatccctgtacggtgacatcactgtgtgtattatctctgtactgtgacatcactgtgtgtattatctctgtactgtgacatcactgtgtgtattatctctgtactgtgacatcactgtgtgtattatcctgtactgtgacatcactgtgtgtattatccctgtactgtctatctatctgtgtatgaTCAGACATATTTGATGACTTGGCGGCGCCTCCTCCGGGTGTCTTTCTCTCCTGATATTTCTCTCCCTctatgacattattattattactgaacTTAAGCAAATCCAATATTCTGACTCTCAGGATGAATTTTCTTCACATAAAATATAATGTTTGCATTAGTTGATACTTTGTTACTTTGGTGATCTCGGTTTTATTACTTTCATCATTAACCTTCTCAAATTAaagatatatattattattacctaATGTTACAGGCGCCCCATCCCCCACCCGAGACTGCGACAAACAGCCCTGGAAACTGAAGTACAAAACTCTATTGATCCCTGTAGTTCTGTTCCATGCGGCCTCATTTCTGTTTTATATTCCCAATCTATGGGAGGAGCCTGGttgtcacatgactgtgtgcacTCGTCCTTATAACATTGGGGGCGGAGCTTGAAACATATTTTACCGATTAGTGTAATGAAAGGAACAACCAAGAGTTGTTACAATGTAGAAACCTTACTGTAACATGAAACACAGGGACTGGCGTAGACTTCTATTCTGATACATGGTAGTATATTGATAATTCATGACTATGTTGCACCAGCTGGGGAATGGAATAAGACTGGTATGcagaacgccagtcttaataacctCCCCCCTACGTGTTTTACCTTATTCTATGGTGGACCACTGCAATATCCATGGTCTGTAGGTCAGATGCTACCTATGGAGACTCCTTGTAGACCAGATCCCTGTATGGGGGTCATGGGGTGATGACTAGGGTCAGCTTCCATATTGCCCTTAAAAGTGGCCCCATGTCGAATCAGTACAACGGGTTCACAATCTGCTGCCTATTATCATAACATATCTGGTCCAGATCTACTGGAAGGATGtatagtagagtagagtagagttggGGTCAAAATGTAGAACACAAACTAGCAAGTCACCTTATATTGTACTACTATGGTAGGCCCCATGTACCGCCTGAAGCTCCCAACCATTCACATCCCGGTTATTGGCTCGCTGGTGGACGACGTCATCCGAGCTTCCTCCTACACTTGAGTGGTTTCCTTGTGAACGGGATCTTGTTTAATCCAAGGAAGGAAGCCATAGCAGCCCGAAATAGGTTTTATACAAACCATATACACATGATATCATTTTATTACCAAAAATGAACTTTGTGCTGTGAGCAATGGTACATCATGTTCTCCCGGGACAGCCATCATATGTGCAACCACCTTGTAGGACAGAAGGTCGGTGTCCCAAATGTTTAAAATTTGGGTCGTTAACCACCTTGTAGGACAGAAGGTTGGTGTGGCCATCATATGTGCAACCAACTAGTAGGACAGAAGGTCCCAAAAGGTCCCAAATGTCATGCCACCAACTATAGTTGTACTCGACACTCACCCTGTTACTAGGAATGGTGGACAAACTCTTCGACTCTCACCAATCCTATGAAGGGGTGTAGACCTTGCATAGTCCACCCAGTGATTTGGTGAACGGTGCTGGCCACAGTTCCTTACACGGTCTGATCATTCTAAAGATGGGTGACTCCATCCTATGAGATACGCCATCGCTCTATATGTAAAATTTTGGCCGAACCAATTGATTTCAGGGGGACCCAAAGACgtcctaatgtgtatgggggtaaaTGGTCTTGATCTGCCATGTTGGATTCCCCTCTTCCCATTGAGACCACATGCTTGGACGAGCTGTGGTCGGAGGACCAACCCGCTATCTCCCTGCCAATGAGAATGAGTTGGGAATCACACATGCATGCGTGTTTCTAGCTTCAGGAACCACCTTTCGATTTTGGTCTTCGTACTTTTTGGTTCTTCTACCTCCGTTCCTTGTGAACATCACTCATCATTTGTTCTTCTCCTCTCTTGTTTCGTAGAGATTATGAAGTCACCATGGCGCCCTCTGCGGAAGATAAGTACATGTACTTGGCGATATACATTGTAACGATTGTCACCGGATTCCCCGCCAACCTCTTCGCCCTTCACGCACTGATTCGGAAGCTACGTATCAAGGCCACCCCCAATGCCATCCTGCTTTTCAACTTGACTATATCCGACCTATCGTTCTTGGCTTTCCTCCCTTTCAAGGTCACGGAGGTCTTTCAAGGCCAGTGGTTAATGCCCTCCTTCCTCTGCCCGCTCAGTGGTCTCTTCTACTTCAGCACCATCTACTCCAGCACATTGTTCCTCACCGCGGTCAGCGTGGAGCGCTACCTTGGCGTAGCCTTCCCCCTCAAGTACAAACTCTACCGTAAACCGAGCTACGCTGTGGTCATCAGTGGCTTCCTATGGGTCTGCTCCTTCGCCCATTGTAGTATCGTCTACATCACGGAGTACCACCAAGCGACCAACGTCAGCAGTAATAGGTTGGTGTGCTACGATAACTTTACCGAGAAGCAACTGGAAGTTCTTCTACCCTTCCGCCTCGAGCTGGGAATCCTCTTGTTTTGCCTTCCTTTCCTTATAACCTGTTTCTGCTACGGGAGCTTCATCAGGATCCTCATCTCTTCTCCTCACATCCACAAGGACAAGAAGCAGCGAGCCATCGGCCTGGTTCTTACCACGCTCTGTGTTTTTGCCATATGCTTTGCCCCCTACAACGTCTCTCACTTGGTCGGATTTGTCTATAAGAAGAACCTAGAATGGAGGGAAAAGGCCTTACTCCTGAGTACGTTCAATGCAAGTCTAGACCCCGTCATCTTCTACTTCTCCTCCACCGCCGTGCAGCACTCTTGCAAACGTTGCCTGATGAAGCTACATATTTGCCAAACCAGTCCGGCTCTACATAGGATAATGGACAAGCAGAGCATCAAACTGGGTCAACCTCAGGTTTCGGACAGCTCGAAGTACGATGCCTGAGGTCTTATTTATTTGACATGAATGTTCCATCATTGTTGTGTTGTAATGTCGTTGGTTTACCagcatgatgtttaccatgggtTTTGCCAGGGGTACCCATGGAGGAGATAGAACATTGTACATACCCCCATGTGTCCCTTCTTGGAACCGGTCAATGTGGGTCTTATTTGTACCCTTCCATTGCAGAAGCAAAAAAACAACGATGGACCAAAATTTTTAGCATGGTGGTGGCCATTATGCGAATGTAAGATGGAGGTCAACCTAATATAGAACCACATGAGCTGCCTATATGGTGTACATGACCTTGGTACACAATGACTCAAATAATCTGGGATTATATCCAAGGACACCTACAGTTGGCTAGACCATCACCATTACTTGTGACCCATGACATCACCAACAGTGAGATTTGttccaatcctattaatattataaatgtgaaagtttgtgagtttggatgttagtgtgtttggatgtttgttcctcaatcacgcaaaacccgctcgaccgatttggctgaaattttccacaaacatagttaatacacccgattaaacaataggctacttttcgtcacaatagcgcacatacatttgtgccaggacccccacaaaatccaaactcacatcaccatctctgcaatctcacacactttggaccatagcaagccccaaaattcatattgccctctgcagcctcgcccctaaccccacacaatcacatatacatagactttaccactttgcccctcaccttaacgatactccagggggctctctttaacactccggagcagccatgtttgccgacccccaccgctctgacaatccgcgacaccgcccacccatgtcaatacccctaggcggtctaataaatgcaaaaaaaaaagtgtaaaaaaaatataaaaacaaataaaaagtattaaaaatttaaatcacccctctttccctagaacacatataaaagtagttaaaaactgtgaaacacatacatgttaggtatccccgcatccgaaatcgcccgctctacaaagctatacaaatatttttcctgttcggtaaacgccgtagcgggaaaaatggtcaaaagtgccaaaccgccattttttcactgttttgattctgataaaaatttgaataaaaagtgatcaaagcaataacatttcccgaaaattgtagaactaaaaagtacacccgacctcgcaaaaaaagacgccctatacatccccgtacacggacgtatacaAAAGTTaccgctgtcagaatatggcgacttttcaaaaaaaaaatttttaacacagttttgcctttttttaaagggtcaaaatgtaaataaaaccatagaaatttggtatcgctggaatcgtaacgaagcacagaatacaggggacatgtcattttggttgcacagtgaacgccgtaaaaccaaagcccgtaagaaagtcgcagaaatgcatttttacttcaaatccaccccatttaaattttttccctgcttcccagtacattatatagaataaataatggtggcatcatgaagaaaaatttgtcccaggaaaaattaagacctcatatggctctgggagcagagaaacttatacacactacgaaaaccttacccgcgcctgtatatacccacttctacaatcaccgcagacgaagtcgcgggtaccaactAGTATGACATAAAATGATGTGTAATAAAGCTGATATTTGGCGAAGAACTGTGTTTTTATTAAGACGACCCCTCTTCTTCCCTCCACCCACAAACCCCAAAGGCAACCCTTGCGTTTCCATCTAGTTGGCTCTCAGTTGTTCCATTGGTCACAGGGTTGCAGCAGAATTTACAAAACATGCCATTCACTTATTATAACTCCGCCCTCTAATATTCACAGCACGGCAGAAAAGTGAGATGTCTCAACCAGTATCTAttgtgcgccctctagtggtcagtCTGAAAACTCACAGCCAGATAACACTCCATTGTCTTACATGAGGAGGGTGGTGTTAGCAGATAGACCCCCCGGCCGCTCCTATGTCCTCTTCTCGGTGCCCTATATTTGTCTTTTTGACCTTTTGTGCTcccagacagcaggtgaagcagaTTCTTATTTCATTACTGACCTAATCCAGAGACATTTTCTTCTCCTTCCTCCGTCTTATGGTCTTTTAATGTGACCCCGGGAGTAATGGAGGTAATTCTCCTGAGAATTTGCAACACCAGGAACGGAGACGTAAAATTAGATTTCTCAGCGCACATTACATCCAGTTACCGCCTGATACATGGAAAGTTCTAGAACATTCCCCCCGGAAATCGAGTGATCCCCATTTATTACATGGCCTTAGGTCACCCCATCCTGTCTATAATAAATGATCAATTAGCCAAcatggctgtcacccagctttgcaAAGTCCCTAACTATGCAGCTTTTTTGTGTTCAGGGCTCCGGGAAAGCTGTGTGGCAACTATTGCCTGTAGCGGCTGTAATAGTTTCAGtactgtcatccagctttccaagAAACAGACAACTCACAAAAGATTGATGTATACAGCTAGGCAGTACACAAAAGTgatcactcagctttccaagaTCCAGATAAAACTTACAAAAGATTGATCTATAAAAATATGCAGTTCAAATggtctgtcacccagctttcacaGACTTCTGAGTGGCAACTATTCCTAGTTACGTAATGATACATCCTCAATCATATATCCCTGCTTAGTTTGTCATTCAGGACTCCAGGAAAGAATCTCTGTAAGAAGAATTGTTGCccctcactcagctttcccagaaacagatatagGAATTGTAAGAATTTGTCTGATGGGTATATATGGGTGACATCCCACATGGCTTCCATCCAAGaagggtcacccagctttccaaaatCCTGAATGTCACTAGCCATGCAGACTTTGCTGTTCAGGGCTCCAGGAAAGCTGCATAACACCACCACAGGAGCTGTTATATGTCCAATATGGTCATCCAGCTTTCCAAGAAATAGATCTAAGTCACAAAGGATTGATGTATACAAAAAAAGCAATTCCAATAATTGattacccaactttcccagactcctgaatggcaaataTACCTAGGTACGTAATGATATATCCCCACTAACATATCCCTGCTTAGTTTGTcattcaggactctaggaaaCAACCCTTGTAGGAAGAATTATTGgccatcactcagctttcccagaaacagatatatGATTGTAATCATGTTccctctagggggagctcaggagctaatTGCATACTGATAATACATCTGTAAtacctgagctccccctagtggacacATTATACAGGATTTCAACATTTACCTATCATCACAGAATACTGGACCCAAAAATTCCATTGTATTCATGTTGGAGATTCACTAGTATAAACTTGGGGGTGCATTTCTGATTCGGGGGGGTTAGAGGGGTCTTCCTGAATTCACTATCATCTCAGACCCAAAGATTCACTTTCATTGACTTTTAATGAAATATCCCAGAATCACGTGAAGCGAAAGCCGACGTATTAAATAACATAGGAGCCAGTAATCGCCATCGCCGAAAATACGGACGGAGCCTGAGAAGCGATTATTGCTGGAGGTCACACGGCGACAGCCAAAACAGCGGGTAATATCTGCAATCTGTAATATAAATATTTGATCATTATTTTGCATTTACCAATATTGTTATTTCTTTTTCCATTTAATATAGAATATTTTAGATATTTAACTATAGT contains:
- the LOC142209855 gene encoding free fatty acid receptor 2-like, coding for MAPSAEDKYMYLAIYIVTIVTGFPANLFALHALIRKLRIKATPNAILLFNLTISDLSFLAFLPFKVTEVFQGQWLMPSFLCPLSGLFYFSTIYSSTLFLTAVSVERYLGVAFPLKYKLYRKPSYAVVISGFLWVCSFAHCSIVYITEYHQATNVSSNRLVCYDNFTEKQLEVLLPFRLELGILLFCLPFLITCFCYGSFIRILISSPHIHKDKKQRAIGLVLTTLCVFAICFAPYNVSHLVGFVYKKNLEWREKALLLSTFNASLDPVIFYFSSTAVQHSCKRCLMKLHICQTSPALHRIMDKQSIKLGQPQVSDSSKYDA